The Desulfotignum phosphitoxidans DSM 13687 genome has a window encoding:
- a CDS encoding DUF1573 domain-containing protein codes for MKKWLFLLILALLWHSPLSADTSTSTQSTPRITIPNPSYQFDPAIEGDVVTHEFTLVNSGNALLEILKVQTGUGCTAATSARQLLPGEEGKLNATFATQGYGGRMVKEVVKIHTNDPENKVITVSLSGEVRPVARLTPQMISLRGKPGDTISAEMKIVPAAFPDFNIVNAAARNGQNIDFTIEKKGTPPDSYFVLTVSNRKSTAGRYFDIIELETDLDPERTIKIRVAGYIQP; via the coding sequence ATGAAAAAATGGCTTTTCCTGCTGATTCTGGCATTATTATGGCATTCGCCCTTGTCCGCAGACACATCCACGTCCACCCAAAGCACCCCGCGTATCACCATCCCAAACCCCAGTTATCAATTTGATCCGGCCATTGAAGGCGATGTGGTCACCCATGAGTTCACGCTGGTCAATTCCGGAAACGCCCTGCTGGAGATCCTCAAAGTTCAGACCGGCTGAGGGTGCACCGCAGCCACCAGCGCGCGCCAGCTTCTTCCGGGGGAAGAAGGAAAACTAAATGCAACCTTTGCCACACAGGGCTATGGCGGCCGAATGGTCAAAGAAGTGGTCAAAATCCACACCAATGATCCCGAGAACAAGGTCATTACAGTGTCTTTGTCCGGCGAAGTCCGGCCTGTCGCCCGTCTGACGCCTCAAATGATCAGCCTGAGAGGCAAACCCGGTGACACCATTTCGGCAGAGATGAAAATTGTCCCGGCGGCCTTTCCCGATTTCAACATTGTAAATGCCGCCGCCAGAAACGGTCAGAATATCGACTTTACGATTGAAAAAAAGGGAACCCCGCCGGACAGTTATTTCGTGTTGACGGTCAGCAACCGGAAAAGCACGGCCGGCCGGTACTTTGACATCATCGAGCTGGAAACCGACCTGGATCCCGAACGAACCATCAAAATCCGTGTGGCCGGGTATATCCAGCCCTGA
- a CDS encoding radical SAM protein, translated as MKQTLFIQFYGQTGSGWFDLCNGFSDTWDLCAGKGDFLWIPLELNPDRWYDETAYQPLPLPIEKGTIYVSASYVNHLYQAYLWALTYPELQVIVGGPVASERHTGKPGWQSVHFKVENPLPKNLILTGQSVERFFGVPEFSGQWRLELPPQIPDEGRIYYSYTLENQCYWKKCPFCSIAQHSADHFRKRTNPDLAFTGLDYHGHKIVRLNTGSMTPEHIRKLLPMLPVTSDMEYRFFMRAAAAETRAMKEAVATMGDNLPDCTLGFGIEFPSDRMWQYLNKGTRMTDVLKTLEFCTETGFKVNANVILGWNNLTEQDIRDLEGFMQRLSGKTVTTLQLRWLFAHPYTLIYDTYDGVENSIRLGPFNCGFHVTVPPDQMELNLAAAQVIKEQCRKKEIQLQGYKNLNKGQPG; from the coding sequence GTGAAACAAACCCTTTTTATTCAATTTTACGGCCAGACCGGCAGCGGATGGTTTGATCTGTGCAACGGATTTTCAGACACCTGGGACCTGTGCGCAGGCAAAGGCGATTTCCTATGGATTCCTCTGGAACTGAATCCGGACAGATGGTACGACGAAACCGCGTATCAACCACTCCCCCTTCCCATTGAAAAAGGAACCATATATGTCAGTGCCAGTTATGTGAACCACCTGTACCAGGCCTATCTATGGGCATTGACATATCCTGAACTGCAGGTGATCGTGGGCGGTCCAGTGGCATCGGAACGGCACACAGGAAAACCGGGCTGGCAGTCGGTGCACTTCAAGGTGGAAAATCCGCTGCCAAAAAATTTGATCCTGACCGGCCAGAGCGTGGAACGTTTTTTCGGGGTGCCTGAATTTTCAGGCCAATGGCGCCTGGAACTGCCGCCGCAAATCCCGGACGAGGGCCGGATCTATTATTCCTATACCCTTGAAAACCAGTGTTACTGGAAAAAATGTCCTTTTTGTTCCATTGCCCAGCACTCTGCCGATCACTTCAGAAAGCGGACGAATCCGGACCTGGCATTCACGGGCCTGGATTACCACGGACACAAAATTGTTCGGCTCAATACCGGGTCCATGACACCGGAACATATCCGGAAACTACTGCCCATGCTGCCTGTCACTTCGGATATGGAATACCGGTTTTTCATGCGGGCCGCGGCTGCGGAAACCCGGGCCATGAAAGAAGCTGTGGCCACCATGGGAGATAATCTCCCCGACTGCACCCTGGGCTTTGGCATTGAATTTCCTTCAGACCGCATGTGGCAATATCTGAACAAGGGCACCCGCATGACAGACGTGCTGAAAACCCTTGAATTCTGTACGGAAACCGGATTCAAGGTCAATGCCAATGTCATTTTGGGCTGGAACAACCTGACGGAACAGGACATCAGGGATCTGGAAGGATTCATGCAGCGCCTTTCCGGAAAAACCGTCACCACCCTGCAACTGCGCTGGTTGTTTGCCCACCCCTACACCTTGATCTATGACACCTATGATGGTGTGGAAAACAGCATCCGACTCGGGCCTTTCAACTGCGGTTTTCATGTCACTGTTCCTCCGGACCAGATGGAATTGAACCTGGCGGCGGCACAGGTTATCAAAGAACAATGCCGTAAAAAAGAGATTCAGCTTCAGGGATACAAAAACCTGAATAAAGGACAACCGGGTTGA
- the gshB gene encoding glutathione synthase: MDIAFLMDDLRQIDPVWETTAQIMYECNQRGHEVFFLEPHDIYVRKNQVVARMRHISVPKDQPMTDYWADLICCLNREELIFETVTDLDVLFLRKDPPINHEVMEFLGPVSDQVFLVNNTLGQLNCSSKAYILNFPDIIPETHVSRDPSRLKKIIDDFGGAMVIKPLHGHGGHGVIKVSNQDQENLNSLINYYVKAGKPYPERQPIMVQEYLKQVKEQGDVRILLLDGEILGAMGRKSVSGDFRTNVHAGALAFKHDITPAHKEICRRIKPKLQQDGLYFVGIDIIGDKLVEINCISPGGIPRINRFNNQKLEIAVVNFIEEKISGANPKKHK, from the coding sequence ATGGATATCGCTTTTTTAATGGATGATTTGCGGCAGATCGATCCGGTGTGGGAAACCACGGCCCAAATCATGTACGAGTGCAATCAGCGGGGCCATGAGGTTTTTTTTCTTGAACCCCATGATATTTATGTACGCAAAAATCAGGTGGTGGCACGAATGCGTCATATATCGGTTCCCAAAGATCAGCCCATGACCGATTACTGGGCGGATCTGATCTGCTGCCTGAACCGGGAAGAATTGATATTTGAAACCGTCACCGACCTGGATGTGCTGTTTTTGAGAAAAGATCCCCCGATCAATCATGAGGTCATGGAATTTTTAGGGCCGGTGAGTGATCAGGTGTTTCTGGTGAACAATACTTTAGGCCAGCTCAACTGCAGCAGCAAAGCCTATATTCTGAATTTTCCGGATATTATTCCGGAAACCCATGTCTCCAGAGACCCCAGCCGGTTGAAAAAAATTATTGACGACTTTGGCGGGGCCATGGTGATCAAACCATTGCATGGCCATGGGGGGCATGGCGTGATCAAGGTCAGCAATCAGGATCAGGAAAACCTCAATTCTTTGATCAATTATTATGTCAAAGCAGGGAAACCTTATCCAGAACGCCAGCCCATTATGGTGCAGGAATATTTGAAACAGGTGAAAGAACAAGGAGATGTCCGGATACTTCTGCTGGACGGGGAGATTCTGGGCGCTATGGGCAGAAAATCGGTATCCGGTGATTTCAGGACCAATGTGCATGCCGGTGCACTGGCGTTCAAACACGACATCACCCCGGCCCATAAAGAGATCTGCCGGCGGATCAAGCCCAAACTTCAGCAGGATGGCCTGTATTTTGTGGGTATCGATATCATCGGGGATAAACTGGTTGAAATCAATTGTATCAGCCCGGGGGGTATTCCCCGGATCAACCGGTTCAATAACCAGAAACTTGAAATAGCTGTCGTGAACTTTATCGAGGAGAAAATCAGTGGGGCAAATCCGAAAAAGCACAAATAA
- a CDS encoding ABC transporter substrate-binding protein yields the protein MALAVLGLAVVGLFSCSQSKEPSFLKIGLPEEPRSLNLWLGTDANSRNILSQIYQPLFRRHPETLEMIPWLAKEDPVFNEKQMSYTVTLRQAKWSDGSDFTSEDVLFTRQLFSDFKIPRYYSHWRIIEKVEAVNAHTVVFYLKEPSAVFLPRVMTAPMVSKKEWEPVCKQALATEKPLRFLQDYQVENPLGTGPFMLHEYQKGAYIHMIKNPYFFGQGQTIGNLTLGPFVDHVLFNIYGTSDVAILALKKKDIDYYWWDIQPGYIQDLEKNSDIDLHYNKKSALYYLGFNLRKPPFNDKVLRQAVATVVDKAFILDRILQNHGNPMHSIVPAGNHFWHNPDVRKYGEGMDQKTRITTAWKMLAEAGYSWETPPVASDGSLTKPSDIQMPSGEKMEKFVILTPPADYDPKRAFAGTMIQEWLRQLGMPAFARPMAFNSLLETVKAKHDFDAFVLGYGKLDLDPDYLSSFFSTKNDNPRDWNMSGYRNPEFDKLAATQKLTVDVEARRQMIFDMQAMLLEDVPYYPLYNPHIIEATVNKRFEGWVERVDGIGNIWSLCMVKPVD from the coding sequence ATGGCACTTGCCGTGCTGGGACTGGCTGTTGTCGGCTTGTTTTCATGCAGTCAATCAAAAGAACCTTCTTTTCTGAAAATCGGATTGCCGGAAGAACCCCGGTCGTTGAACCTGTGGCTGGGAACCGATGCCAACTCCCGAAATATTTTGTCACAGATCTATCAACCATTGTTCCGTCGTCACCCCGAGACCCTGGAAATGATCCCCTGGCTGGCAAAAGAAGATCCCGTGTTCAATGAAAAACAGATGTCTTACACGGTAACGCTCAGGCAAGCAAAATGGTCGGATGGATCTGATTTTACCAGTGAGGACGTGCTGTTCACCCGGCAGCTGTTTTCCGATTTTAAGATTCCCAGGTATTACAGTCACTGGCGAATCATTGAGAAAGTGGAAGCCGTGAACGCCCATACCGTGGTTTTTTATCTCAAAGAGCCTTCCGCAGTGTTTCTTCCCCGGGTCATGACCGCTCCCATGGTGTCGAAAAAAGAGTGGGAGCCGGTGTGTAAACAAGCCCTGGCTACGGAAAAACCGTTGCGGTTTCTGCAGGATTATCAGGTGGAAAATCCTCTGGGAACCGGTCCGTTCATGCTGCACGAGTACCAGAAAGGTGCTTACATTCACATGATCAAAAATCCTTATTTTTTCGGACAGGGGCAAACCATCGGCAATTTGACCCTGGGACCGTTTGTGGATCATGTTCTTTTCAATATTTACGGCACATCGGACGTGGCGATTCTGGCATTGAAAAAAAAGGATATCGATTATTACTGGTGGGATATTCAGCCCGGATATATCCAGGATCTGGAAAAAAATTCAGACATCGATCTGCACTACAATAAAAAAAGCGCCCTTTATTATCTGGGGTTCAACCTGCGGAAACCCCCGTTCAATGATAAAGTGCTTCGCCAGGCCGTGGCCACCGTGGTGGACAAAGCATTCATTCTGGACCGGATTCTTCAGAATCACGGCAATCCCATGCATTCCATCGTACCGGCCGGTAACCATTTCTGGCACAATCCGGATGTGAGAAAATACGGAGAAGGCATGGATCAGAAAACCCGTATAACGACTGCCTGGAAAATGCTTGCAGAGGCCGGATATTCCTGGGAGACGCCCCCGGTCGCATCCGACGGCAGCCTGACAAAGCCTTCGGATATCCAAATGCCTTCCGGGGAAAAAATGGAGAAATTCGTGATCCTGACCCCGCCGGCGGATTATGATCCCAAGCGGGCCTTTGCCGGCACCATGATTCAGGAATGGCTCAGACAGCTGGGTATGCCGGCGTTTGCCAGGCCCATGGCATTCAACTCTTTACTGGAAACAGTCAAAGCCAAACATGATTTTGATGCGTTTGTGCTCGGATATGGAAAACTGGACCTGGATCCGGATTATCTGAGTTCTTTTTTCTCCACGAAAAACGACAATCCCAGAGACTGGAACATGAGCGGGTATCGGAATCCTGAGTTTGACAAACTGGCGGCAACCCAGAAACTGACAGTGGATGTCGAAGCCCGCAGACAGATGATTTTCGACATGCAGGCGATGCTTTTAGAAGATGTGCCGTATTATCCGCTGTACAATCCCCATATCATCGAGGCTACGGTGAACAAACGGTTTGAAGGCTGGGTGGAACGGGTGGACGGTATCGGCAATATCTGGTCTTTGTGCATGGTCAAGCCAGTGGATTAA
- a CDS encoding ABC transporter permease, with translation MAKPGYILLKLVEVGIIFFVILTALFFLFRLSPGDPISKMVDPMLTPEDMAHLIQQMGLDRPMWEQYLIYVKNFFTGSFGVSFHYGEPVATIIADKLKWTLLLFTTSTLLAAFAGVFLGKIAAWHKGSRLDNVMSISALVCYTLFIPWFALLLLWILGFKWGLFPLGGVLTPALWISNASVFARILDVLHHLMLPLLTLFIINLGSYLLLMRSSMLSVLREDYILTARAKGLSEKKIRNKHAARNAALPVITSVGLSLAFSINGGALTEQIFTWPGIGRELIFAVSNNDYPLAQACFLLIALVVLCANLIVDLLYAWLDPRITY, from the coding sequence ATGGCAAAGCCCGGTTACATTTTGTTGAAGCTGGTGGAAGTCGGCATTATTTTCTTTGTGATTCTCACGGCATTGTTTTTTTTGTTCCGGCTGTCTCCGGGTGACCCCATTTCCAAAATGGTGGACCCCATGCTCACGCCGGAAGATATGGCTCACCTGATCCAGCAGATGGGGCTGGATCGGCCCATGTGGGAGCAGTATCTGATTTATGTGAAAAATTTTTTCACAGGAAGTTTCGGGGTTTCCTTTCATTACGGAGAACCCGTGGCAACCATTATTGCGGACAAGCTCAAATGGACCCTGCTGTTGTTCACCACATCCACACTTCTGGCGGCCTTTGCAGGGGTCTTTCTGGGAAAAATCGCAGCCTGGCACAAGGGATCCCGGCTGGACAATGTCATGTCCATATCCGCGCTGGTGTGTTATACCCTGTTCATTCCCTGGTTCGCGTTGCTGCTGCTCTGGATTCTGGGTTTTAAATGGGGACTGTTTCCTTTGGGCGGGGTATTGACCCCGGCGTTGTGGATATCCAACGCGTCTGTGTTCGCCCGGATCCTGGACGTGCTGCATCACCTGATGCTCCCGCTTTTGACCCTGTTTATCATCAATCTGGGGTCCTACCTGCTGCTGATGCGCTCATCCATGCTGTCGGTTCTCAGGGAGGATTATATTCTGACGGCCCGGGCAAAAGGGTTGAGTGAAAAAAAGATCCGGAACAAACATGCGGCACGCAATGCAGCCCTGCCCGTGATCACTTCCGTGGGGTTATCCCTGGCGTTTTCCATCAACGGCGGCGCATTGACCGAACAGATTTTCACCTGGCCCGGTATCGGCCGGGAACTGATATTTGCGGTGAGCAACAATGATTATCCCCTGGCCCAGGCCTGTTTTCTGCTCATCGCTTTGGTGGTGCTGTGTGCCAACCTGATTGTGGACCTGCTGTATGCATGGCTGGATCCCCGGATTACGTATTAG
- a CDS encoding ABC transporter permease, with amino-acid sequence MSVQNKYFVSRFYKGWQIFIENPLGKTGVIILSVFMVMAMASFFVPLIDPMYDPMTGIDPDIKLSTGPGLTHWLGTDNVGRDILAQLLEGAKVAFIVGLSSAFFSIVIGTLIGMIAGYTGGVIDAILMRFADIIMVLPSLVILLILASLFGQFNIWIIVFIIAILRWPAVSRVIRSQTLSLKHRPFIEASRVAGASHVRIVLRHIMPNVLPLAFLYMTFRVTSAILVEAALSFLGFGDPSQVSWGMMLQWVWKSGHMFQAPYWLIPPGLCISLLTLAFYMLGRAMDEVLDPRLRKEGQTG; translated from the coding sequence ATGTCTGTGCAAAACAAATATTTTGTGTCGCGGTTTTATAAGGGCTGGCAGATTTTTATTGAAAACCCTTTGGGAAAAACCGGTGTGATCATTTTAAGCGTGTTCATGGTCATGGCCATGGCTTCTTTTTTTGTGCCGCTGATTGATCCCATGTATGATCCCATGACCGGTATCGATCCGGACATCAAGCTGTCCACAGGACCCGGCCTGACCCACTGGCTGGGCACGGACAACGTGGGAAGAGATATTCTGGCGCAGCTGCTGGAAGGGGCCAAAGTGGCGTTTATCGTGGGCCTGTCCTCCGCGTTTTTCAGCATTGTCATCGGCACCCTCATCGGCATGATCGCCGGTTATACCGGGGGAGTTATCGATGCGATTCTCATGCGTTTCGCCGATATTATCATGGTGCTGCCCTCTCTGGTGATTCTGTTGATTTTAGCGTCATTGTTCGGTCAGTTCAATATCTGGATCATTGTGTTTATCATTGCCATCTTGCGGTGGCCGGCCGTGTCTCGGGTTATCCGGTCCCAGACCCTGTCGTTGAAACACCGGCCGTTCATCGAGGCGTCCCGGGTGGCCGGGGCCTCCCATGTCCGGATCGTTCTGCGGCATATCATGCCCAATGTCCTGCCCCTGGCTTTTTTGTACATGACGTTTCGGGTCACCTCCGCCATTCTGGTGGAAGCAGCCCTGTCCTTTCTGGGATTCGGGGATCCCAGCCAGGTGAGCTGGGGCATGATGCTCCAGTGGGTGTGGAAATCCGGCCATATGTTCCAGGCCCCTTACTGGCTGATCCCGCCGGGGCTGTGCATTTCGCTTTTGACCCTGGCGTTTTACATGTTAGGAAGGGCCATGGATGAGGTGCTGGATCCCCGTCTGCGAAAGGAGGGGCAGACCGGATAA
- a CDS encoding ABC transporter ATP-binding protein, with translation MSLLSVDHLSIGYQTKKGMLKAVDNICFDLEKGQSLGFVGESGCGKTTIGMALMGLLPENAVILDGHIRFQGNDLASLTETQWQTVRGAKIAMIFQAAMNALNPVMPVNEQIKEAIITHQPDISKTDLADRMKQLFDLVDIPARRMTDYPHEYSGGMKQRAIIAMALACDPALIIADEPTTALDVIVQDQILKEIKKVQEQTRTGLVFISHDIAVVASVCERICVMYAGQIVETGTRKEVFKSPRHPYTRTLLNSYLSLDNLNDIRVPEMKESPDQTIDTDECRFAGSCAYASGCAGRSPDWIDISPTHKAFCCNPDVIRRGHGKS, from the coding sequence ATGTCATTGCTATCGGTAGACCATCTGAGTATCGGGTATCAGACCAAAAAAGGTATGCTCAAAGCCGTGGACAATATCTGCTTTGACCTGGAAAAAGGACAATCCTTAGGGTTTGTGGGAGAATCCGGCTGCGGTAAAACCACCATCGGCATGGCCCTGATGGGATTGCTGCCGGAAAATGCCGTGATTTTGGACGGACACATCCGGTTTCAGGGAAACGATCTGGCTTCGTTGACGGAAACCCAATGGCAGACAGTCAGGGGCGCAAAAATCGCCATGATATTCCAGGCAGCCATGAATGCCCTGAATCCGGTGATGCCGGTCAATGAACAGATCAAAGAGGCCATCATCACCCATCAGCCGGACATATCAAAAACCGATCTGGCAGATCGGATGAAACAATTGTTCGACCTGGTGGATATCCCGGCCCGGCGCATGACAGATTATCCCCATGAGTATTCCGGCGGCATGAAACAGCGGGCCATCATCGCCATGGCCCTGGCCTGTGACCCGGCCCTGATCATTGCGGACGAACCCACCACGGCCCTGGATGTCATTGTCCAGGACCAGATACTCAAAGAAATCAAAAAAGTGCAGGAACAAACCCGGACCGGTCTTGTTTTTATTTCCCATGACATTGCCGTAGTGGCTTCGGTGTGTGAGCGGATCTGCGTGATGTATGCCGGCCAGATCGTTGAAACCGGCACCCGGAAAGAGGTATTCAAATCTCCCCGCCATCCCTATACCCGGACGTTGTTGAATTCGTATCTGTCTCTGGACAATCTCAATGATATCCGGGTGCCGGAGATGAAAGAATCTCCGGATCAGACGATCGATACGGATGAATGCCGGTTTGCCGGCTCCTGCGCTTATGCCAGCGGATGTGCCGGCAGGTCCCCTGACTGGATCGATATTTCTCCCACCCACAAGGCATTTTGCTGTAACCCCGACGTGATCAGGAGAGGGCATGGAAAAAGCTGA
- a CDS encoding ABC transporter ATP-binding protein, whose protein sequence is MEKADSKSRILVEMKQVTKAYASRKKLFTRSSPQVLALNSIDLSIAKGEVFGLVGQSGSGKTTTGRLLVKLESPTAGEIFFNKTPISQLKGPGLKTYRSRVQMIFQDPYQSLNPHLSIAETLLEPLIVQKIGTPDTRTEKVIHTLDTVGLSPGEAFFNRYPHQLSGGQRQRVAIARAIVLEPQFIVADEPTSMLDATIAIQLFQLLEQIKETFGMTFLFITHNLAAARYMCDRIAVIHDGHIVEVNTADNIIRHPEHPYTKQLIKVQPGFKYTR, encoded by the coding sequence ATGGAAAAAGCTGATTCAAAAAGCAGGATCCTGGTCGAAATGAAGCAGGTGACCAAGGCATATGCGTCCCGCAAAAAACTGTTTACCAGGTCTTCCCCACAGGTCCTGGCCCTGAACAGTATCGATCTGAGCATTGCCAAAGGAGAGGTTTTCGGGCTGGTGGGACAGAGCGGCAGTGGCAAGACCACAACCGGCCGGCTTCTGGTCAAGCTGGAATCCCCGACCGCCGGAGAGATTTTTTTCAATAAAACGCCCATCAGTCAGCTGAAAGGTCCCGGGTTGAAGACCTACCGGTCCCGGGTTCAGATGATTTTTCAAGACCCCTACCAAAGCCTGAATCCACATCTATCCATTGCTGAAACCTTGCTGGAACCATTGATTGTTCAAAAGATCGGCACCCCGGATACCCGGACGGAAAAAGTGATCCACACCCTGGATACAGTGGGACTTTCTCCGGGAGAAGCGTTTTTCAATCGATATCCCCACCAGTTGTCCGGGGGCCAGCGCCAGCGGGTGGCCATTGCCCGGGCCATTGTGCTGGAGCCGCAGTTCATTGTGGCGGATGAACCCACTTCCATGCTGGACGCCACCATTGCCATTCAACTGTTTCAACTCCTGGAACAGATCAAGGAAACCTTTGGCATGACGTTTTTGTTCATCACCCACAATCTGGCTGCAGCCCGGTACATGTGTGACCGGATCGCCGTGATTCATGACGGGCATATCGTGGAAGTGAACACAGCGGATAACATCATCCGGCATCCGGAACATCCCTATACCAAACAACTTATCAAGGTTCAGCCCGGATTCAAGTATACCCGTTGA
- the dsrP gene encoding sulfate reduction electron transfer complex DsrMKJOP subunit DsrP → MLEIAVKGSKKYWVWIIFLLIVIGIGKLAYLDQFFNGLMITGMSRDVSWGFYIANFTFLVGVAAGGVMVVIPYYLHDYEKFHRITILGEFLAVASLVMCLLFIIVDLGQPVRMLNVLLYPSPKSMLFYDMLVLNGYLFLNIVIGWKVLEAERNQVEPPAWTKPLIYLSIPFAIGIHTVTAYLYCGLPGRGFWLTAILAPRFLASAFAAGPAFLIILCYIIRKFTKFDPGWEAMQTLSKIVCYAIIANLFFFLCEVFVVYYSNIPGHKTHLQYLLFGYHGYNALVPWMWSGFILMGAGAVMLVIPKLRTNYVLLPVACAMIFIGAWIDKGLGMISGGFVPSPLHHVTEYAPTGQEIMITLGVYATGFLVLTILYKLATTVKEEVNG, encoded by the coding sequence ATGCTTGAAATAGCTGTCAAAGGAAGTAAAAAATACTGGGTGTGGATCATCTTTCTGCTGATCGTGATCGGCATCGGAAAACTGGCCTATCTGGATCAGTTCTTCAACGGCCTGATGATCACGGGCATGAGCCGGGATGTGTCCTGGGGATTTTACATTGCCAACTTCACCTTTCTGGTGGGGGTGGCCGCCGGCGGGGTCATGGTGGTCATTCCCTATTACCTGCATGACTATGAGAAATTCCACCGGATCACCATCCTGGGGGAATTTCTGGCGGTTGCCAGTCTGGTCATGTGCCTGTTGTTCATCATCGTGGATCTGGGCCAGCCCGTGCGCATGCTCAATGTGCTGCTGTACCCGTCGCCCAAATCCATGCTGTTTTATGATATGCTTGTTTTGAACGGATATCTGTTTTTAAACATTGTCATCGGCTGGAAAGTGCTGGAAGCGGAACGCAACCAGGTGGAACCGCCGGCATGGACCAAACCGCTGATCTATCTGTCCATTCCCTTTGCCATCGGGATTCACACGGTGACCGCCTATCTGTACTGCGGTCTGCCGGGAAGGGGCTTCTGGCTGACTGCCATTCTGGCCCCGCGGTTTCTGGCATCCGCTTTTGCCGCAGGCCCGGCATTCTTGATCATTTTGTGCTACATCATCCGGAAATTCACCAAATTCGATCCGGGCTGGGAAGCCATGCAGACCCTGTCCAAAATTGTGTGCTATGCCATTATCGCCAACCTGTTCTTCTTTTTGTGCGAAGTGTTTGTGGTGTACTATTCAAATATTCCCGGACACAAAACCCATCTTCAGTATCTGCTGTTCGGATACCACGGGTATAACGCCCTGGTGCCCTGGATGTGGAGCGGATTCATTCTGATGGGGGCCGGTGCCGTCATGCTGGTGATCCCGAAACTCAGAACCAATTATGTGCTGCTGCCGGTGGCCTGTGCCATGATTTTCATCGGGGCCTGGATCGACAAGGGCCTGGGCATGATCTCCGGCGGGTTTGTGCCTTCTCCGCTGCATCATGTGACCGAATACGCACCCACGGGTCAGGAAATCATGATTACGTTAGGGGTATATGCCACCGGATTTCTGGTGCTGACCATTCTGTACAAACTGGCCACAACGGTCAAGGAAGAGGTGAACGGCTGA
- the dsrO gene encoding sulfate reduction electron transfer complex DsrMKJOP subunit DsrO, with translation MEKSRRRFLKVAGIAAIGLGAAPAINFAASDSHGSGAAAKVKNETALHAERWGMVIDIKKIDDNLAKKISLACHIHHNVPDFTHEVDTQLYPKTRPVNHKQEIKWIWKEKFHYAFPDKEDEFLNEKFHHLPFMVLCNHCKNAPCVQACPTQATFSREDGIVMMDYHRCIGCRFCMAACPYGSRSFNFRDPRPFIDETDPDFPTRSKGVVEKCNFCAERLAKGEQPHCVEASEGAIVVGDLEDPESDVRKLLKEHYTIRRKQSLGTEPSVYYIV, from the coding sequence ATGGAAAAGAGCAGAAGACGGTTTCTGAAAGTGGCCGGCATTGCCGCCATCGGGTTGGGGGCAGCTCCGGCAATAAATTTTGCAGCCTCGGACTCCCATGGCTCAGGGGCTGCCGCCAAAGTGAAAAATGAGACTGCCCTTCATGCCGAACGCTGGGGCATGGTCATTGACATCAAAAAAATCGATGACAATCTGGCCAAAAAAATTTCTTTGGCCTGTCACATCCATCACAATGTACCCGACTTCACCCATGAAGTGGATACCCAGTTGTATCCCAAAACCCGGCCGGTGAACCATAAACAGGAAATCAAATGGATCTGGAAAGAAAAATTTCATTATGCATTCCCGGACAAGGAAGATGAATTTTTAAATGAAAAGTTTCATCACCTGCCCTTCATGGTGCTGTGCAATCATTGCAAAAATGCGCCCTGTGTTCAGGCATGCCCCACCCAGGCCACATTTTCCCGGGAAGACGGCATCGTGATGATGGATTATCACCGATGTATCGGTTGCCGGTTCTGCATGGCGGCCTGCCCCTATGGATCACGAAGCTTTAATTTCAGGGACCCCCGGCCGTTTATCGATGAGACAGACCCGGATTTCCCCACCCGGTCCAAGGGGGTGGTGGAAAAATGCAATTTTTGCGCCGAACGTCTGGCCAAAGGGGAACAGCCGCATTGCGTGGAAGCCTCTGAAGGCGCCATTGTGGTGGGAGACCTGGAAGACCCTGAATCCGATGTCAGGAAGCTTCTCAAGGAACATTATACAATCCGACGTAAACAGTCTCTGGGTACGGAACCCTCTGTTTACTACATCGTTTAA